The following DNA comes from Pannonibacter sp. XCT-53.
GGACGCCGACTGCACCATCACCATCTCTGCCGACAATCTCGGCGAGCTGCTGGCGGGCGAGCTGAACCCGACGATGGCCTTCATGTCCGGCAAGATCAAGGTGGCGGGCGCCATGGGCGTCGCCATGAAGCTCAGCAGCGTTCTCTGAGACGCAGCCCTCAGGACCTGTCCTGAAACGCCGGCCCCTTCGGGCCGGCAGACTGCTGGCAAACCTACTCACGGTCATCCCGGCCCAGCTGAGCGTCAGCGAAGCGCCGAGCCGGGATCCAGATATCAGCCGCGCGAAGCGCGACAAACCAGCAGGTCGCAAGTCGTATCGAGGTGACTTGGTAATGGGCTCGCGTGCGCTCGCACAGACATGCTGGATCCCGGGTCAGGCCCGGGACAG
Coding sequences within:
- a CDS encoding SCP2 sterol-binding domain-containing protein — encoded protein: MTLEQLTEAVRGKVAGGGIDDSVKFDLGDAGVIFMEGSTVTNEDKDADCTITISADNLGELLAGELNPTMAFMSGKIKVAGAMGVAMKLSSVL